The following proteins come from a genomic window of Anaerobutyricum hallii:
- a CDS encoding heavy metal translocating P-type ATPase — protein sequence MPDEDLEKKVYILEGIDCANCAAKIEAKIRQMPEVGFASVAFATKQLRVSANNQAELLPKMQAVVDSIEDGVTIVPRQRKRPTGISNTKIYILEGLDCANCAAKIEAKLRTLNGVDDLTITYATKQMKLSAKNPDQMIPLIKETIDSMEDGITIVPKDNKVAKSAEKEEKKFSFNNPLVSIGIGAVIFIIGEVLEHIGNVPAIPMFALFLIAYLVLGGKVLVTAGKNIMKGQVFDENFLMCIATIGAFCIQEFPEAVGVMLFYRIGEYFEEKATEQSRTQIMEAVDLRPEVVNLIVGEDIRVIDAEEANVGDILLVRPGDRIPLDGVIIDGESRIDTSPVTGEPVPVMAKTGDNIVSGCVNTSGQLKIRVEKILEESMVTRILDSVENAAASKPNIDKFITRFARVYTPFVVFFALFVAIVLPFILPDSLNWHLFVDSAYTGTVNTIYGTSGTASIYTALTFLVISCPCALVLSVPLAFFSGIGAGSKKGILFKGGIAIEGLKNVKAIVMDKTGTITKGNFVVQKANPAGNAMTANDLLAISASCELSSTHPIGNSIVDAAKEKGLSIERPSKVEEIAGHGIRAELSKGVVLCGNRKLMDEQNVDLSSYQKEDFGTEVLVVLNGKFVGNIVISDTVKEDAKEAIAAVKKQGIITAMLTGDAQESADAVAKETGIDEAHAKLLPQDKLSELKKIRESHGAVMFVGDGINDAPVLAGADVGAAMGSGADAAIEAADVVFMNSEMKAIPEAVSIAKMTNSISWQNVVFALAIKIIVMIMGLFGFANMWIAVFADTGVSVLCLLNSIRILHRK from the coding sequence ATGCCGGATGAGGATTTAGAGAAAAAGGTATATATTTTAGAAGGAATTGATTGTGCGAATTGTGCGGCTAAGATTGAGGCAAAAATCCGCCAGATGCCGGAAGTAGGATTTGCTTCGGTAGCATTTGCAACAAAGCAGCTTCGTGTTTCAGCAAATAATCAGGCAGAGTTATTGCCTAAAATGCAGGCTGTTGTAGATTCTATTGAAGACGGCGTGACAATTGTTCCAAGACAGAGAAAGAGACCAACAGGTATTTCTAATACAAAGATATATATTTTGGAAGGACTTGACTGTGCAAACTGTGCAGCTAAGATTGAAGCAAAGTTAAGAACACTCAATGGTGTAGATGATCTGACAATTACTTATGCGACAAAGCAGATGAAGCTTTCTGCAAAGAATCCGGATCAGATGATTCCATTGATTAAAGAAACAATTGATTCTATGGAAGATGGAATTACAATTGTGCCAAAAGATAATAAAGTAGCAAAATCAGCAGAAAAAGAAGAGAAGAAATTCTCATTTAATAATCCATTAGTAAGTATTGGTATTGGAGCAGTAATATTTATTATTGGTGAGGTACTTGAACATATTGGGAATGTACCGGCAATTCCAATGTTTGCTCTATTCTTGATTGCATATTTAGTTCTTGGCGGCAAAGTATTAGTTACAGCCGGGAAGAATATCATGAAAGGTCAGGTATTTGATGAAAACTTCTTGATGTGTATCGCAACAATTGGTGCGTTCTGTATTCAGGAATTTCCGGAAGCAGTAGGTGTTATGCTTTTCTATCGTATTGGTGAGTATTTTGAAGAAAAAGCAACGGAGCAGAGTCGTACACAGATTATGGAAGCAGTTGACTTAAGACCGGAAGTTGTTAATCTTATTGTTGGAGAAGATATTCGTGTCATTGATGCAGAAGAAGCTAATGTAGGAGATATCCTTTTAGTACGTCCCGGTGACCGTATTCCATTAGATGGTGTTATCATTGATGGAGAGAGCCGTATTGATACTTCACCTGTCACCGGTGAACCAGTACCGGTTATGGCAAAAACAGGAGATAATATTGTTTCCGGATGTGTCAATACATCAGGACAGTTAAAAATTCGTGTTGAGAAGATTCTTGAGGAATCTATGGTAACAAGAATTCTTGATTCGGTGGAAAATGCAGCAGCAAGTAAGCCGAATATTGACAAGTTTATTACTCGTTTTGCAAGAGTGTATACACCGTTTGTTGTATTTTTTGCATTATTTGTAGCAATTGTTCTTCCATTTATTTTACCTGATTCTCTGAACTGGCATCTTTTTGTAGATAGTGCATACACAGGAACAGTAAATACCATTTATGGAACAAGCGGAACAGCATCAATTTATACAGCATTGACATTCCTTGTTATCAGTTGCCCTTGTGCATTAGTATTAAGTGTTCCTCTGGCATTCTTTTCAGGAATTGGAGCGGGCTCTAAAAAAGGTATCCTCTTTAAAGGAGGAATTGCTATTGAAGGGCTTAAAAATGTCAAAGCAATTGTAATGGATAAAACAGGAACGATCACAAAAGGTAACTTTGTAGTTCAGAAAGCAAATCCGGCAGGAAATGCGATGACTGCAAATGATTTGTTAGCAATCAGTGCAAGTTGTGAATTGTCTTCTACACATCCGATCGGAAATAGTATTGTAGATGCAGCAAAAGAAAAGGGACTTTCCATTGAGCGGCCTTCTAAAGTAGAAGAAATCGCAGGACATGGTATACGTGCAGAACTTAGTAAAGGTGTGGTTCTTTGTGGTAACAGAAAGCTTATGGATGAACAGAATGTTGATCTTAGCTCCTATCAGAAAGAAGACTTTGGCACAGAAGTCCTCGTTGTATTAAACGGTAAATTTGTTGGAAACATTGTTATTTCTGATACAGTAAAGGAAGATGCGAAAGAAGCAATCGCAGCGGTAAAGAAGCAGGGAATCATTACTGCAATGCTTACAGGCGATGCGCAGGAGAGCGCAGATGCTGTTGCAAAAGAAACAGGAATCGACGAAGCACATGCAAAATTGCTTCCACAGGATAAGTTATCCGAGCTGAAGAAAATCAGAGAAAGTCATGGAGCAGTTATGTTTGTCGGAGATGGTATCAACGATGCACCGGTACTCGCTGGCGCAGATGTTGGTGCGGCAATGGGAAGCGGCGCAGATGCAGCAATTGAAGCAGCAGATGTCGTATTTATGAATTCTGAAATGAAAGCGATTCCGGAAGCAGTCAGCATTGCAAAGATGACAAACAGCATTTCATGGCAAAACGTTGTATTTGCACTTGCGATTAAAATTATTGTTATGATCATGGGACTTTTCGGATTTGCAAATATGTGGATCGCAGTATTTGCAGATACAGGAGTATCCGTACTCTGCCTTCTGAATTCCATTAGGATTCTTCATAGAAAATAA
- a CDS encoding phosphatase: MKCAIVDLGSNTIRLSLYNTLENGSFETLFSKKYMAGLAGYVSHGIMSNDGINQACAVLLDFKVLLQQLGVNEMHVFATASLRNIKNTEKALETIKRRTGLCVDVIAGSEEGILGYYGALYTTDLKNGIMFDIGGGSTEFVRVKNGKVKKSQSISIGSLNLFHNHVSGLWPDKKEQKAIAKRISKRLDAVDFPKKVPEKVCCVGGTCRAILNIVNYHFNKEENNRIITKDEFNKILKILLKRDAASRNYILKLCPDRVHTIIPGMLVVKEIIERLHCEKIWVSRYGVREGYLCKNFLMTGSTQELPQ; encoded by the coding sequence ATGAAATGTGCTATTGTCGATTTAGGTTCCAATACAATCCGTCTTTCTCTTTACAATACATTAGAAAACGGAAGCTTTGAAACCTTATTCTCAAAAAAATATATGGCCGGTCTTGCCGGATATGTCTCCCATGGAATTATGTCTAATGATGGTATCAATCAGGCATGTGCCGTACTGCTTGATTTCAAAGTCCTTTTACAGCAGCTTGGTGTGAACGAAATGCATGTGTTTGCCACCGCTTCTTTACGTAATATCAAGAATACAGAAAAAGCACTTGAAACAATCAAGCGCAGAACTGGTCTTTGTGTCGATGTCATTGCCGGCAGCGAAGAAGGTATCTTAGGCTACTATGGTGCCCTGTACACAACCGATTTAAAGAACGGTATTATGTTTGATATTGGTGGTGGAAGTACTGAATTCGTTCGTGTAAAAAATGGAAAAGTAAAAAAATCCCAAAGTATTTCTATCGGTTCTTTAAATCTTTTCCACAATCACGTTTCCGGTTTATGGCCAGATAAAAAAGAACAAAAAGCGATTGCAAAACGTATTTCAAAACGACTCGATGCTGTTGATTTTCCAAAAAAAGTACCAGAAAAAGTCTGTTGTGTCGGCGGTACATGTCGTGCCATCTTAAATATTGTCAATTACCATTTTAACAAAGAGGAAAATAATCGAATCATTACAAAAGATGAATTCAATAAAATTTTAAAAATACTATTAAAACGTGATGCTGCTTCCCGTAATTATATTTTAAAACTATGCCCAGATCGTGTCCATACGATCATCCCCGGTATGCTTGTTGTAAAAGAAATTATAGAAAGACTTCACTGTGAGAAGATATGGGTATCCCGCTACGGTGTGCGCGAGGGATATCTTTGTAAAAACTTTTTAATGACAGGTTCTACACAAGAACTTCCACAATAA
- a CDS encoding DUF6472 family protein — protein sequence MTSQCDLCAYYWIDEEDGTGECQVNLDEDDLARMLSGSADSCPYFQMYDEYKIVRKQI from the coding sequence ATGACAAGTCAATGTGATTTATGTGCATATTACTGGATTGATGAAGAAGATGGGACAGGAGAATGCCAGGTGAATCTGGATGAGGATGATCTGGCGAGAATGTTGTCTGGTTCTGCAGATAGTTGTCCGTATTTTCAGATGTATGATGAGTATAAGATTGTGCGGAAACAGATCTAG
- a CDS encoding DUF4250 domain-containing protein, with product MERLPKDPIMLYSVINTKLRDFYSSLEALCEDMNIDENTLKEKLSSAGFEYNKERNQFI from the coding sequence ATGGAACGATTACCCAAAGATCCGATTATGCTTTACAGCGTCATTAACACAAAGCTGCGCGACTTCTACTCTTCATTAGAGGCTTTGTGCGAAGATATGAATATTGATGAGAATACTCTTAAAGAAAAACTATCTTCTGCAGGCTTTGAATATAATAAAGAGCGAAATCAGTTTATCTAA
- a CDS encoding 3-isopropylmalate dehydratase small subunit: MNKVWKFHNDVDTDQIIASQYLLLPDIEAMKQYTFESLDPDFSKKAQPGDLIVAGENFGCGSSREQAPSVLKALGIKAVIAKSFARIFYRNSINIGLPVIVCKELYDYVEDGGEAELDLSAGTVTVNGQVFSCTKLPEYMQNILNAGGLIASLNKEEA; encoded by the coding sequence ATGAATAAAGTATGGAAATTCCATAATGACGTGGATACCGACCAGATCATTGCATCACAGTATCTACTTTTACCAGATATTGAAGCAATGAAACAATATACATTTGAATCCTTAGATCCTGATTTTTCAAAAAAAGCGCAGCCGGGTGATTTGATCGTTGCCGGAGAGAATTTTGGCTGTGGTTCATCGAGAGAACAGGCACCGAGTGTTTTAAAAGCTCTTGGAATTAAAGCGGTAATTGCCAAGTCATTTGCCAGAATCTTTTATCGTAATTCAATCAATATCGGACTCCCGGTTATTGTATGTAAGGAATTATACGATTATGTAGAAGACGGTGGAGAGGCAGAGCTTGATCTTTCTGCAGGTACAGTCACGGTTAACGGACAGGTATTTTCCTGTACAAAGCTTCCGGAATATATGCAGAATATTTTGAATGCCGGAGGATTGATTGCATCTTTAAATAAGGAGGAAGCGTAG
- a CDS encoding 3-isopropylmalate dehydratase large subunit — MGMTLGEKIIARAAGVDFVKPNDIHTVTLDRMMSNDGTTHLTVDMYHNQLKHPQIADKDKVVFIMDHNVPAENPKTAEAHKKMRDFAIENDIKLYEGQGVCHQIMMEDYVCPGELIFGADSHTTSYGALGAFGTGVGCTDFLYAMTTGTSWVMVPETIRFNLHGELKEGVYPRDLILTIIGDIGANGANYKIMEFAGDGAHKLSVDDRMVLCNLTVEAGAKAGIVEPDEKVVEYCKAHGREAVHMFKSDEDAHFCEVYDYDLSKIEPVVVRPDFVDNFALLKDVKEERIAIDEAFLGSCNNGRIDDLRVAAEIVRGKQVDPKVRFIVAPASKAVYIQALEEGIITTLMEAGAMVMNCNCSVCWGSCQGVIGENEVLISTGTRNFKGRAGAPSSKVYLASAATVAASALAGYITEPEA, encoded by the coding sequence ATGGGAATGACTTTAGGAGAAAAGATTATCGCTCGTGCTGCTGGTGTTGATTTTGTAAAACCGAATGATATCCATACAGTAACACTTGATCGTATGATGAGTAATGATGGTACAACACATCTTACGGTGGATATGTATCATAATCAATTAAAACATCCTCAAATTGCAGATAAAGATAAAGTAGTATTTATCATGGATCACAATGTTCCAGCTGAGAACCCGAAGACAGCAGAGGCACATAAAAAGATGCGTGATTTTGCAATAGAGAATGATATTAAGTTATATGAAGGACAGGGAGTCTGTCACCAGATTATGATGGAAGATTATGTCTGCCCTGGAGAGTTGATTTTTGGCGCAGATTCACATACCACTTCTTACGGAGCATTAGGAGCGTTTGGTACAGGGGTTGGATGTACAGATTTTTTATATGCGATGACAACAGGAACATCCTGGGTTATGGTTCCTGAAACAATCCGTTTTAATCTGCATGGAGAATTAAAAGAAGGGGTTTACCCAAGAGATTTAATTCTTACGATTATTGGAGATATCGGAGCGAATGGAGCGAATTATAAGATTATGGAGTTTGCGGGAGATGGAGCGCACAAGCTTTCTGTTGATGACCGTATGGTTCTTTGTAATCTCACTGTAGAGGCTGGTGCAAAGGCTGGTATTGTTGAGCCGGATGAAAAGGTTGTAGAATATTGTAAAGCGCATGGTCGTGAGGCAGTACATATGTTTAAAAGTGATGAGGATGCACATTTTTGTGAAGTGTATGATTATGACTTGAGTAAGATTGAACCAGTTGTTGTACGCCCGGATTTTGTAGATAATTTTGCCCTGCTTAAAGATGTAAAAGAAGAGCGGATCGCTATTGACGAAGCTTTCTTAGGTTCTTGTAATAATGGACGTATTGATGACCTTCGGGTAGCTGCTGAGATTGTCAGAGGAAAACAGGTTGATCCTAAGGTTCGATTCATCGTTGCACCGGCTTCAAAAGCTGTTTACATTCAGGCGTTAGAAGAGGGAATTATCACTACTTTAATGGAAGCAGGAGCGATGGTTATGAATTGTAACTGTTCCGTATGCTGGGGAAGCTGTCAGGGTGTAATCGGTGAGAATGAAGTACTGATTTCCACAGGAACGAGAAACTTTAAAGGTCGTGCAGGTGCGCCAAGTTCCAAAGTATATCTGGCAAGTGCTGCAACAGTAGCAGCTTCTGCTCTTGCAGGATACATTACGGAACCGGAAGCGTAA
- a CDS encoding 3-isopropylmalate dehydratase small subunit 2 codes for MEQFTGKVWILGDDIDTDIIIPTEYLALPTVEDMKQYGFSPLRPELAGQIQEGDIIVAGKNFGCGSSREQAPEIIKALKVKCVIAKSYARIFFRNSINNGLLLIENSDIQDVIKEGDTLTVHMGESLEFDGKTYPIHPLPDNLMDIINAGGLVKAMQKRNGII; via the coding sequence ATGGAACAGTTTACTGGAAAAGTATGGATACTCGGTGATGATATTGATACAGATATTATTATTCCGACAGAGTATCTGGCACTTCCTACCGTTGAAGATATGAAGCAGTATGGATTTTCTCCGTTAAGACCGGAACTTGCAGGGCAGATTCAGGAAGGAGATATCATTGTTGCCGGAAAGAATTTTGGCTGTGGCTCCTCCAGAGAACAGGCACCGGAAATTATTAAGGCATTGAAAGTCAAGTGTGTCATTGCAAAGTCTTACGCCCGTATTTTCTTTAGAAACTCTATTAATAACGGACTTTTGCTTATTGAGAACAGTGATATTCAGGATGTGATTAAAGAAGGCGATACCCTGACAGTGCATATGGGTGAATCTTTAGAATTTGATGGAAAGACATATCCGATTCATCCACTGCCAGATAACCTGATGGACATTATTAATGCAGGTGGTCTTGTAAAAGCGATGCAGAAACGTAACGGAATTATTTAG
- a CDS encoding 3-isopropylmalate dehydratase large subunit, whose product MGSTLIEKIIEKNTGLSKVTPGQIVTVNVDRVMIHDIFIPFVAEKFEEMGFTKLWDPDKVVLIYDHLVPTSAVEDVRHFKIGDAFADKYGLTHVHRRDGICHQLMTEAGYAKPGNIVFGTDSHTTTYGCVGCFSSGIGYTEMASILGTGEMWIRVPETIKVVINGTLPANVTAKDVILRLIGDLRADGATYKALEITGSAVDAMSVASRMTISNMAIEAGAKCCLFRPDEKTCEYSEVKMEDVDWLYGDEDAAYCRTITYQAEELVPVCACPSQVDNIHPVSELVGTDIDQVFIGSCTNGRLEDLAVAAKILEGKTVACRTIITPASRKIYIEAIKAGYMETLAKAGAIITQPGCGLCCGRAGGILCDGEKVLATNNRNFLGRMGTSKVGIYLGSPATAATSAVYGKITLPK is encoded by the coding sequence ATGGGAAGTACATTAATTGAGAAAATTATCGAAAAAAATACTGGCCTTTCTAAAGTAACTCCTGGCCAGATTGTTACAGTAAATGTTGACAGAGTAATGATTCATGATATTTTCATTCCTTTTGTTGCAGAAAAGTTCGAAGAAATGGGATTTACAAAGCTCTGGGATCCGGATAAAGTGGTATTGATCTACGATCATCTTGTTCCGACAAGTGCAGTAGAAGATGTTCGCCATTTTAAGATTGGAGATGCTTTTGCGGATAAATACGGCTTAACACACGTACACAGACGTGACGGTATCTGTCATCAGCTTATGACAGAAGCGGGTTATGCAAAGCCGGGTAATATTGTTTTTGGTACAGATTCCCATACAACAACGTATGGATGTGTCGGCTGTTTTTCTTCTGGTATCGGTTACACAGAGATGGCTTCGATACTTGGTACAGGAGAAATGTGGATTCGTGTTCCAGAAACAATCAAAGTAGTTATTAATGGAACATTACCGGCAAATGTAACAGCGAAAGATGTTATTTTACGTTTAATTGGAGATTTGCGTGCTGATGGGGCGACATACAAAGCACTTGAGATTACAGGTTCAGCAGTAGATGCCATGTCTGTTGCTTCTAGAATGACGATTTCTAATATGGCGATTGAAGCAGGAGCAAAGTGCTGCCTGTTCCGTCCAGATGAGAAAACCTGTGAGTATTCAGAAGTAAAGATGGAAGATGTCGATTGGTTATATGGTGATGAAGATGCTGCGTATTGCCGGACGATCACGTATCAGGCGGAAGAACTCGTACCGGTGTGTGCCTGCCCTTCACAGGTAGATAATATCCATCCTGTGAGCGAACTTGTCGGAACAGATATCGATCAGGTATTCATCGGTTCCTGTACAAACGGACGATTAGAAGATTTAGCAGTAGCAGCAAAAATCCTTGAAGGAAAGACGGTAGCATGTCGTACCATCATAACTCCGGCAAGCCGTAAGATTTACATTGAGGCAATAAAAGCAGGTTATATGGAAACCTTAGCAAAAGCAGGAGCAATTATTACTCAACCAGGCTGTGGATTATGCTGTGGACGTGCAGGAGGAATCCTTTGTGACGGAGAAAAAGTACTTGCAACAAATAATCGAAATTTCCTGGGACGTATGGGAACATCTAAAGTAGGAATTTATCTAGGCTCCCCTGCAACTGCGGCAACATCTGCAGTTTATGGAAAGATTACATTACCAAAGTAA
- a CDS encoding DUF4177 domain-containing protein has protein sequence MQKYVVLQVTLKEKLIGTSSKNLSELEDVINKQADKGYRLHTISTTSGGSKGLGGGDRIQATMVFERIE, from the coding sequence ATGCAGAAATATGTTGTATTACAGGTTACATTAAAGGAGAAGTTAATTGGAACTTCATCTAAGAATTTAAGTGAACTGGAGGATGTAATTAACAAACAGGCAGATAAGGGATATCGGTTACACACAATCAGTACCACATCAGGCGGAAGCAAGGGACTTGGAGGCGGAGACCGTATTCAGGCTACGATGGTATTTGAAAGAATTGAATAA